GCAATACGAAACCGCGATCACCGCGATGGTCGAAGGCGCGATCCTGGCCGTGATCGTCGTCTTCTTCTTCCTGCGCGACTGGCGCGCGACGATCATCTCGGCGCTGGCGATTCCGCTCTCGGCGATCCCCGCCTTCTGGTTCATGGACCTGATGGGGTTCACGCTGAACCAGATGACGCTGCTGGCGCTGAGCCTGGTCGCGGGCGTGCTCGTCGACGATGCGATCGTCGAGATCGAGAACATCGTGCGACACATGCGGATGGGCAAATCGGCCTATCAGGCGTCGATCGACGCCGCCGACGAGATCGGCATGGCGGTGCTGGCGACGACGATGGCGATCGTCGCGGTGTTCCTGCCCGTCGGCATGATGCCCGGCATTTCGGGGCAGTTCTTCAAGAATTTCGGCCTCACCGTCGTCGCGGCGGTGCTCGTCAGCCTAGCGGTCGCACGGCTCATCACGCCGATGATCGCCGCGTATTTCCTGAAGTCGAAGGGCCATGCCGTCCATGGCGAGGGCTGGGTGATGGACCGCTATGTCGGGCTGCTGCGCTGGTCGCTCAATCGCGATCGCGCGGCACGCGTCGCGGCAAAGGGTGGGTTCAACCGCTTCATCGCCCCGATCTTCGATCATCGTTTGTGGGTGATGGGGCTCGGCGCACTGGCGATGGCGGCGACCGCGGCGCTGCTGATGGTGCTGCCGCAGACGTTCCAGCCGACGCAGGATCAGGACAATTCGACCGCGACGATCGAAATGGTCCCCGGCACCACCCTGGCGCAGACGCAAGCGGTGGTCGACCGCGTCAGCGACCTGCTGGCGGCGCAGCCCGCGGTCACCGACACCTATGCCCGCGCCTTCGTCGGCAACGGCCGCGTCACCGCGATCCTGGCCGAGGACAAGGAGATGACCAGCGTCGAGTTCGAGCGCAGCCTCGCGCCTGAACTCAACAAGATCCCCGACGCGCGCGTCGCCTTCCGCTCGCAGATGGGCTGGGGATCGAGCGGGCGCGACCTGTCGATCACGCTCGGCGGCGAAGACCCGGTGCTGCTCAACGAGACCGGCAACAAGATCATGGCCGAGATGGCGACGCTGCCGATGGTGGTCGCGCCGCGCGTGACGGGCGACATGCAGCGTCCCGAGATCACGATCCGCCCGCGCCTCGACCTGGCGGCGAGCCTCGGCGTGACGACGCAGGCACTGTCGAGCGCGATCCGGATCGCGACGCTCGGCGACATCGACCAGAACAGCGCGCGCTTCTCGCTCAACGATCGCCAGATCCCGATCCGCGTCGCGCTGAGCGAAGACGCGCGTGAGAAATTGTCGACGATCGAGAATCTGCCGGTGCCCACCAATAGCGGCGGATCGGTTCCCTTGCGCGTCGTCGCCGATATCGGCTTCGGCGCGGGTCCCACGCGGATCGACCGGATCAACCAGCAGCGCCGGCTGATGATCGGCGCCGATCTCGCCCCAGGCGTCGTCTCGGGCGAGGCGATGAAGGCGATCGACACGCTGCCGACGATGCAGAACCTGCCGATCGGCGTGAACCGGCTGACGCTGGGCCAGGCCAAGTGGCAGGGCGAGATGATCAACAACTTCATCGTCGCGGTCATATCGGGGATCCTGCTGGTCTTCGCGGTGCTGGTGCTGCTCTACAAGCGGATCATGCCGCCCTTCGTGAACATGGGGTCGCTGCTGCTCGCGCCGCTAGGCGGGCTGCTCGCACTGTGGCTTACCGGCAACCCGATCTCGATGCCGGTCTATATCGGGCTGCTGATGCTGCTCGGCATCGTCGCCAAGAACTCGATCCTGCTGATCGATTTCGCACTCGAGGAGATGGAGCATGGCGTCGACAAGTTCACCGCGATCGTCGACGCCGGGCACAAGCGCGCGCAGCCGATCGTAATGACCACCGTCGCGATGGTCGCGGGCATGGTGCCCACCGCCTTGTCGCTGTCGGGCGACGGATCGTGGCGCGCGCCGATGGGGATCACCGTGATCGGCGGGCTGATCGTCTCGACGATTCTCACGCTCGTGATCGTTCCCGCCAGCTTCAGCCTTGCGGTCGGCATCGAACGTTGGATCGGGCCGCGGCTGTCGAAGCGGCTGCTCACCTATCGCCCCGGCGATGGCGATCCCGTCGGCCCGACGCTCGACCACACCCCCGGCGGGCGGATCCCCTATCGGCCAGGGCAGGGCGGACCGGGCACCCAGCCCGCCGAGTGAACCTTCGCCCCGCTGGGGGATTATGTGCGCAATGAGCTTGCGCACACCCGGCATCCGATTGGGCGATATCCCCCCGCCCGCGTTGCTGCGGATGCGCCGCGTCGCGACCGGGCTGCTGGTGGCGATGGCGGGGCTGTTCCTGGTCGCGCGCTTCAATGCGGGCGGCCACCCCGCCTGGGGGTATGTCCAGGCGTTCGCCGAGGCGGCGATGGTGGGCGGGCTGGCCGACTGGTTCGCGGTCACCGCGCTATTCCGTCACCCGCTCGGGCTGCCGATCCCGCACACCGCGATCGTCCCGCGCAACAAGGACCGGATCGGCGACACGCTGGCGGTGTTCCTCAAGGACAATTTCCTCATTCCCCGCGTCGTCGCGCAGCGGATGCGCGGCATCGACATCGCCGGCGCGGCGGGGCGCTGGCTGACCGAGGGCAACGCCACCGCCGCGGGCGGGCGGATGCGCTATGGCGCCGCACGGCTGGCGGCGAACATCCTCGAATCGCTCGACCAGGAACGGCTGGGCGGGATGGTCCGCGGCGCGCTGTCGGGGCAGTTGCGCCGGCTCGACGTCGCGCCGTTGCTCGGCCAGGCGCTGGAAGCGGCGATCGCCGATGGCCGTCACGGTCCGCTGATGGACGGCACGATCCGTCGGGCCGCGCGGATTCTCGAATCGAACCAGCATCTGATCCGCGCGATGGTGCACGAACGCGCAGGCGCGGTGCTGCGCTGGACCGGGCTCGACGAGACGCTGGCGAACAAGATCATCGACGGCTTGGAAAAGCTGGTCCACGCCATGGCCGACGATCCCGACCACCCCTTGCGCGCCAAGGCCGAAGAAGGCCTGGCGCAGCTCGCCCACGACCTGCAGCACGATCCTGCGACGCAGGCCAAAGTGGCGCGGTTCAAGGACGAGATGCTCGACAACCCCGCGCTCGGCAATTGGTGGCAGGGGGTGTGGGAGACGATGCGCGCCGGCCTGCTGCGGATGGCGCGCGATCCCGACGCGATGATGGCGGGCCGGCTGGGCGAGGCGCTTCGCCAGCTCGGCACCACACTGCAATCCGACCCGGTGCTGGCCGCGACGATCAACCGCTTCGCGCGCCGCGCCGTGGTGGGGGCGGCATCCGATTATGGCGACGCGATCGTCCGGCTGGTGAGCGACACCGTGCGCGGCTGGGACGCAGCGACGATCACCGGACGCCTTGAAAACGCGGTCGGCCGCGACCTGCAATATATCCGGATCAACGGGACGCTGGTGGGCGGCATCGTCGGCTTGGCGATCCACGCGATCGATGGCTGGCTGTAATTCCAATCGTTTACGCCAAAGACCCTTACCGCCAGTCGAGCACTTCCCACCCCTCGCGCGCCGCCAGTGCCTTGAGCGGCGCATGCGCGTTCACCGCGAACGCTTCATCGGCCCAGGCCAACGCGGGGGCGTCGGACACGTGATCACTGTAGAACCGCACCTGGGCCTCGCCGCGGGCGATCCCCTCGCGCGCCATCCACGCCTCGATCATCGCCAATTTGGCGGGACCATAGCAATTGTCGCCCGCGACTCCGCTCAGCACATCGCCCGCAGCATTGCGCCGGACCTCGGTCGCGACCACGGCGTCGAAGCCAAGGCGGGCCG
The genomic region above belongs to Sphingomonas qomolangmaensis and contains:
- a CDS encoding efflux RND transporter permease subunit; amino-acid sequence: MNFRNISAWSIRNPVPSLVLFVALTLAGIVSFMRMDVNQDPDIDFPIAIVVISQPGAAPTELETQVTQRVEAAVRSLQGIDQIESNVTEGTSQTIIQLNIGTPIDRAVQDVREAVNQIRGDLPEGILEPQVFRANTTDNDLASFTAVAPDMTIEQLSWYVDNTVAKELLSVPGLSAVDRIGGVNREIRVVLDPTRLQSMGLTASQVNQALRQVNLNAAGGRAEIAGSEQSVRVIGNAQTAYDLGQTQIPVAGRTVRLSDIAQVRDSIAERRSNAEYNDAQVVAFDIKRAKGESDVAVFYGAQEKLKALNERNSKVRFELLFNNVKYVEAQYETAITAMVEGAILAVIVVFFFLRDWRATIISALAIPLSAIPAFWFMDLMGFTLNQMTLLALSLVAGVLVDDAIVEIENIVRHMRMGKSAYQASIDAADEIGMAVLATTMAIVAVFLPVGMMPGISGQFFKNFGLTVVAAVLVSLAVARLITPMIAAYFLKSKGHAVHGEGWVMDRYVGLLRWSLNRDRAARVAAKGGFNRFIAPIFDHRLWVMGLGALAMAATAALLMVLPQTFQPTQDQDNSTATIEMVPGTTLAQTQAVVDRVSDLLAAQPAVTDTYARAFVGNGRVTAILAEDKEMTSVEFERSLAPELNKIPDARVAFRSQMGWGSSGRDLSITLGGEDPVLLNETGNKIMAEMATLPMVVAPRVTGDMQRPEITIRPRLDLAASLGVTTQALSSAIRIATLGDIDQNSARFSLNDRQIPIRVALSEDAREKLSTIENLPVPTNSGGSVPLRVVADIGFGAGPTRIDRINQQRRLMIGADLAPGVVSGEAMKAIDTLPTMQNLPIGVNRLTLGQAKWQGEMINNFIVAVISGILLVFAVLVLLYKRIMPPFVNMGSLLLAPLGGLLALWLTGNPISMPVYIGLLMLLGIVAKNSILLIDFALEEMEHGVDKFTAIVDAGHKRAQPIVMTTVAMVAGMVPTALSLSGDGSWRAPMGITVIGGLIVSTILTLVIVPASFSLAVGIERWIGPRLSKRLLTYRPGDGDPVGPTLDHTPGGRIPYRPGQGGPGTQPAE
- a CDS encoding DUF445 domain-containing protein, producing the protein MSLRTPGIRLGDIPPPALLRMRRVATGLLVAMAGLFLVARFNAGGHPAWGYVQAFAEAAMVGGLADWFAVTALFRHPLGLPIPHTAIVPRNKDRIGDTLAVFLKDNFLIPRVVAQRMRGIDIAGAAGRWLTEGNATAAGGRMRYGAARLAANILESLDQERLGGMVRGALSGQLRRLDVAPLLGQALEAAIADGRHGPLMDGTIRRAARILESNQHLIRAMVHERAGAVLRWTGLDETLANKIIDGLEKLVHAMADDPDHPLRAKAEEGLAQLAHDLQHDPATQAKVARFKDEMLDNPALGNWWQGVWETMRAGLLRMARDPDAMMAGRLGEALRQLGTTLQSDPVLAATINRFARRAVVGAASDYGDAIVRLVSDTVRGWDAATITGRLENAVGRDLQYIRINGTLVGGIVGLAIHAIDGWL